A genomic region of Streptomyces rimosus contains the following coding sequences:
- a CDS encoding MarR family winged helix-turn-helix transcriptional regulator gives MPNPEAAAIAAELRTAMSKLTRRVKHEDRIPLGQVAVLGALDRDGAMTTSDLAADQRVRPQSMARAVGLLLEQNLITRRAHPTDGRKSLVELSDAGRAALEAERRRRVGWLAQAIEAELTDEERALLARSAALLERLAAR, from the coding sequence ATGCCCAACCCGGAAGCCGCCGCCATCGCCGCCGAACTGCGCACCGCGATGAGCAAGCTCACCCGACGCGTCAAGCACGAGGACCGCATCCCCCTGGGCCAGGTCGCGGTGCTCGGCGCGCTCGACCGCGACGGCGCCATGACCACCAGCGACCTCGCCGCCGACCAGCGCGTACGCCCGCAGTCGATGGCCCGGGCGGTGGGGCTGCTCCTGGAACAGAACCTGATCACGCGCCGGGCGCACCCCACGGACGGCCGCAAGTCGCTGGTCGAGCTGTCGGACGCGGGCCGGGCGGCGCTCGAAGCGGAGCGCCGCCGCAGGGTCGGCTGGCTCGCGCAGGCCATCGAGGCCGAGCTGACGGACGAGGAGCGGGCGCTGCTGGCGCGGAGCGCCGCCCTGCTGGAGCGGCTCGCCGCGCGCTGA
- the eno gene encoding phosphopyruvate hydratase, with translation MSAQAAKTAGAIIETVTARRIIDSRGNPTVEVDVVLADGSLGRAAVPSGASTGAREAVELRDGDSARWHGKGVDRAVAHVNGEIAASVRGRDAADQAGLDAALVALDGTATKSRLGANAILGVSLAAAKAAAAAHRQPLYRYLGGADARLLPLPMMNIVNGGAHADNPLDFQEFMIAPVGADTFAEAVRMGSEVFHTLRRDLLAAGHSTGVGDEGGFAPALRTAEEALDFVVSAIERTGYRPGTDIGLIMDPASSEFFRDGVYDYAGEGVRRTPSENADYLAKLIDAYPIVSIEDPMAENDLDGWRELTARVGDRCQLTGDDVFCTNEALLREGIRTGVGNSVLVKVNQIGTLTEALATVATAHQAGWTAVMSHRSGETEDTTIADLAVATGCGQIKTGSLSRSDRTAKYNQLIRIEEELGDSARFAGGSVLRRA, from the coding sequence ATGTCCGCACAGGCAGCCAAAACCGCCGGCGCCATCATCGAGACCGTCACCGCCCGCCGGATCATCGACAGCCGGGGCAACCCCACGGTCGAGGTCGACGTCGTCCTGGCGGACGGATCCCTGGGGCGCGCGGCAGTCCCGTCCGGCGCCTCCACCGGTGCCCGGGAGGCCGTGGAACTGCGCGACGGGGACTCCGCGCGCTGGCACGGCAAGGGCGTCGACCGCGCGGTGGCCCATGTCAACGGGGAGATCGCGGCGTCCGTACGCGGCCGGGACGCGGCGGACCAGGCGGGACTCGACGCCGCGCTGGTCGCTCTCGACGGCACCGCCACGAAGTCCCGGCTCGGCGCCAACGCGATCCTCGGCGTCTCCCTCGCCGCCGCCAAGGCCGCCGCGGCGGCCCACCGCCAGCCCCTCTACCGCTACCTCGGCGGCGCCGACGCACGCCTCCTGCCGCTGCCGATGATGAACATCGTCAACGGCGGCGCCCATGCCGACAATCCGCTGGACTTCCAGGAGTTCATGATCGCGCCCGTGGGCGCGGACACCTTCGCCGAAGCCGTCCGCATGGGCAGCGAGGTCTTCCACACCCTGCGCCGCGATCTGCTGGCCGCCGGGCACTCCACGGGCGTCGGCGACGAGGGCGGCTTCGCGCCCGCGCTGCGTACCGCCGAGGAGGCGCTCGACTTCGTGGTGAGCGCCATCGAGCGCACCGGTTACCGCCCCGGCACGGACATCGGCCTGATCATGGACCCGGCGTCGTCGGAGTTCTTCCGTGACGGGGTGTACGACTACGCGGGCGAGGGAGTGCGCCGTACCCCGTCCGAGAACGCCGACTACCTGGCCAAGCTCATCGACGCCTACCCGATCGTCTCCATCGAGGACCCGATGGCGGAGAACGACCTGGACGGCTGGCGCGAGCTGACCGCCCGCGTCGGCGACCGCTGCCAGCTCACCGGCGACGACGTGTTCTGCACCAACGAGGCGCTGCTGCGCGAGGGCATCCGCACCGGCGTCGGCAACTCGGTCCTGGTCAAGGTCAACCAGATCGGCACCCTGACCGAGGCACTGGCCACGGTGGCCACCGCCCACCAGGCGGGCTGGACGGCCGTCATGTCACACCGCTCGGGCGAGACGGAGGACACCACCATCGCGGACCTGGCGGTGGCGACCGGCTGCGGCCAGATCAAAACCGGCTCACTCTCCCGCTCCGACCGCACGGCGAAGTACAACCAGCTGATCCGCATCGAAGAGGAACTGGGCGATTCGGCGCGCTTTGCGGGGGGCTCGGTATTGCGGCGGGCGTGA
- a CDS encoding SCO2322 family protein, with translation MKRSVRPITYSLATTVTAGTLALTAAAPAHADDYRYWSLRHGDNGIWRTTAEGPGTYRPADGAVEGLRFAVFRADTKESVVPRAPADFKAICASTPAKTGTKRVALVLDFGTAQDAPSGEKPPSLRSHCVQLPPQATTAEVLAKAAPPLRYAPSGLLCAIAGYPQRGCGEAVTDRSGRASGSDSPRSGGGSGGGPSVGLLLGGGIVAALVGATAWQVRRRRNAS, from the coding sequence GTGAAACGCAGCGTCAGACCTATCACCTACAGCCTGGCCACAACAGTCACCGCAGGGACCCTCGCGCTGACCGCCGCAGCACCCGCCCACGCCGATGACTACCGCTACTGGTCGCTACGGCACGGAGACAACGGCATCTGGCGCACCACAGCCGAGGGCCCGGGTACCTACCGCCCGGCCGACGGCGCTGTGGAAGGGCTGCGCTTCGCCGTCTTCCGAGCGGACACGAAGGAATCCGTAGTCCCCCGTGCTCCCGCCGACTTCAAGGCGATCTGCGCCTCCACCCCGGCGAAGACAGGCACCAAGCGGGTCGCCCTGGTCCTGGACTTCGGCACGGCGCAGGACGCCCCGTCCGGAGAGAAGCCCCCGTCGCTACGTTCGCACTGCGTACAGTTGCCGCCGCAAGCCACCACCGCGGAGGTACTGGCCAAGGCCGCGCCGCCACTGCGGTACGCGCCCTCGGGGTTGCTGTGCGCCATCGCGGGCTATCCGCAGCGCGGCTGTGGCGAAGCGGTGACCGACCGCTCCGGACGCGCGAGCGGCAGCGACAGCCCTCGCAGCGGCGGCGGTTCGGGTGGCGGGCCGTCCGTGGGGCTGCTGCTCGGAGGTGGCATCGTCGCTGCCCTGGTCGGGGCGACCGCGTGGCAGGTCCGACGCCGCCGCAACGCCTCCTGA
- a CDS encoding cobyrinate a,c-diamide synthase has protein sequence MNNTASTDPAPRSRPAFVVAATHSSAGKTTVTAIVLRLLRERGLKVQAFKIGPDFIDPGYHREITGRPSINLDLWMMGVEGVRGSFSRWSAEADVCVIEAMGGLYDGENGTEKGSAAHIAKLLGLPVVVVMDVWGMTRTSGAVLGGLMAFDPEVRIAACVLNQVGSRTHAEMVLTALPDQLRELVAGWVERSEHLRVDERHLGLTTVEENPTAAAERAAAQVASGRTVDVDRLLATTRTALPDPGETSAHHPPRGTGPGASHVRLAVARDAAFCFYYEENLRALEDAGFTLVPFRPTVDSQLPDGADAVYLGGGYPESFTAELAANRSLAHELRARAAHGMPVYAECGGMMYLARSLTGFDGKAAAMTGILPIDVVMDRRYLAIHYVEVRTQAPSPLGEAGQRARGQEFHQSRITTAEIEPNLYEVTTSTGERRRAGFVLDNVAASYIHLHFSMHPEIPRNFLSAALRYAKKVPAV, from the coding sequence GTGAACAACACGGCCAGCACCGATCCCGCACCGCGGTCGCGGCCCGCATTCGTGGTCGCCGCGACGCACAGCAGCGCAGGCAAGACGACCGTTACGGCCATTGTGCTGCGCCTCTTGCGTGAACGCGGTCTCAAGGTACAGGCGTTCAAAATCGGCCCCGACTTCATCGACCCCGGATATCACCGGGAGATCACCGGCCGCCCCTCGATCAATCTGGACCTGTGGATGATGGGGGTCGAGGGAGTGCGCGGCTCTTTCAGCCGCTGGTCCGCGGAGGCGGATGTGTGCGTGATCGAGGCCATGGGCGGGCTGTACGACGGGGAGAACGGCACGGAGAAGGGGAGCGCGGCGCATATCGCCAAGCTCCTCGGACTTCCCGTCGTGGTCGTCATGGACGTATGGGGCATGACGCGTACGTCCGGAGCCGTGCTCGGCGGCCTGATGGCCTTCGACCCCGAGGTCCGGATCGCGGCATGCGTCCTGAACCAGGTCGGCAGCCGCACCCACGCCGAGATGGTCCTCACCGCGCTGCCGGACCAACTGCGAGAGCTCGTGGCCGGCTGGGTCGAGCGCAGCGAGCACCTGCGTGTCGACGAGCGGCACCTCGGGCTGACCACGGTCGAGGAGAACCCGACCGCCGCCGCGGAACGCGCTGCCGCACAGGTCGCTTCCGGCCGCACGGTGGATGTGGACCGGCTGCTGGCGACCACCCGCACCGCACTGCCCGACCCCGGCGAGACATCCGCCCACCATCCGCCACGCGGAACCGGTCCCGGTGCGTCCCACGTACGACTGGCGGTGGCCCGTGACGCCGCGTTCTGCTTCTACTACGAGGAGAACCTGCGCGCTTTGGAGGACGCCGGGTTCACGTTGGTGCCGTTCCGGCCCACCGTCGATTCCCAACTGCCGGACGGAGCCGACGCGGTCTACCTCGGTGGTGGCTACCCCGAGAGTTTCACCGCCGAGCTGGCTGCCAACCGTTCACTGGCGCACGAGCTGAGGGCCCGCGCCGCGCACGGAATGCCGGTCTACGCGGAGTGCGGCGGGATGATGTACCTCGCCCGGTCGCTGACCGGATTCGACGGAAAAGCCGCGGCCATGACCGGTATCCTCCCGATCGACGTGGTGATGGACCGCCGGTACCTCGCCATCCACTACGTCGAGGTACGCACACAGGCGCCGTCTCCGCTCGGCGAGGCGGGGCAGCGTGCCCGCGGTCAGGAGTTCCACCAGTCCCGTATCACCACTGCCGAGATCGAGCCGAATCTGTACGAGGTGACCACGAGCACGGGGGAACGCCGCCGTGCAGGCTTTGTGCTCGACAACGTAGCGGCCAGCTATATCCATCTCCATTTCAGCATGCACCCGGAAATCCCGCGCAACTTCCTGAGTGCTGCTCTGAGGTACGCGAAGAAGGTGCCCGCCGTATGA